One segment of Streptomyces sp. NBC_01463 DNA contains the following:
- a CDS encoding bifunctional glycosyltransferase family 2/GtrA family protein — translation MRTDTPWSTLPARDHLLARAGDAAGAPVLDVVVPVYNEEKDLEPCVLRLHDHLARTFPYAFRITVADNASTDRTPEVARRLARSLPGVRSFRLEEKGRGRALRTVWSHSDAPVLAYMDVDLSTDLNALLPLVAPLISGHSDLAIGSRLARSSRVVRGTKREFISRAYNIVLRSSLAARFSDAQCGFKAIRREVAQRLLPMVEDTGWFFDTEMLVLAERAGLRIHEVPVDWVDDPDSTVHIVRTATEDLKGVWRVGRALAVGALPLDRLARPFGDDPRDRGIGGVPGGLARQLVGFCVVGALSTLVYLLLYSLFRLGAGPQIANGGALLVSAVANTAANRRLTFGVRGRGGAVRHQAQGLVVFAIGLALTSGSLAALGAASGSPSHGTELAVLIAANLAATVLRFLLFRAWVFPDRDRDRSGGGRGGDAARPAGTPAPGPAAAPADDTHHELRNVR, via the coding sequence ATGCGAACCGACACTCCCTGGAGCACCCTGCCGGCCCGGGACCACCTCCTGGCCCGCGCGGGCGATGCGGCAGGTGCCCCCGTACTCGACGTGGTGGTACCCGTCTACAACGAGGAGAAGGACCTGGAGCCGTGCGTGCTGCGGCTGCACGACCATCTGGCCCGCACCTTCCCGTACGCCTTCCGGATCACCGTCGCGGACAACGCGAGCACCGACCGGACGCCCGAGGTGGCGCGGCGCCTGGCACGGTCACTGCCCGGGGTGCGGTCCTTCCGGCTGGAGGAGAAGGGCCGCGGACGGGCGCTGCGCACCGTCTGGTCGCACTCGGACGCCCCGGTCCTCGCCTACATGGACGTGGACCTGTCCACCGACCTGAACGCACTGCTCCCGCTCGTCGCGCCGCTGATCTCCGGCCACTCGGACCTGGCGATCGGCTCGCGGCTGGCCCGCAGTTCGCGGGTGGTGCGGGGCACGAAGCGGGAGTTCATCTCGCGGGCGTACAACATCGTCCTGCGCTCGTCGCTGGCCGCCCGGTTCAGTGACGCGCAGTGCGGGTTCAAGGCGATCCGCCGGGAGGTCGCGCAGCGGCTGCTGCCGATGGTCGAGGACACCGGCTGGTTCTTCGACACCGAGATGCTGGTGCTCGCCGAGCGGGCCGGGCTGCGCATCCACGAGGTGCCGGTGGACTGGGTCGACGACCCCGACTCGACGGTCCACATCGTGCGGACCGCCACCGAGGACCTGAAGGGCGTGTGGCGGGTCGGGCGGGCGCTGGCCGTCGGCGCACTGCCGCTCGACCGTCTGGCCCGGCCCTTCGGCGACGACCCGCGCGACCGCGGGATCGGCGGGGTGCCGGGCGGACTGGCCCGGCAGCTGGTCGGGTTCTGCGTCGTGGGCGCTCTCTCCACGCTCGTCTACCTGCTCCTCTACTCGCTCTTCCGGCTGGGCGCCGGCCCGCAGATCGCCAACGGCGGCGCGCTGCTGGTGTCGGCCGTCGCCAACACGGCAGCGAACCGGAGACTCACCTTCGGCGTACGCGGCCGGGGCGGGGCCGTCCGTCACCAGGCGCAGGGCCTCGTGGTCTTCGCCATCGGCCTGGCGCTGACCAGCGGTTCGCTGGCCGCACTGGGCGCGGCCTCCGGCTCGCCCTCGCACGGCACCGAACTCGCCGTGCTGATCGCGGCCAACCTCGCGGCGACGGTGCTGCGGTTCCTGCTCTTCCGCGCCTGGGTCTTCCCCGACCGCGACCGCGACCGGAGCGGTGGCGGCCGCGGCGGTGACGCGGCCCGCCCGGCGGGCACCCCCGCGCCCGGCCCGGCCGCCGCCCCGGCCGACGACACCCACCACGAACTGAGGAACGTCCGATGA
- a CDS encoding HAMP domain-containing histidine kinase — protein MSSTVKRLAKGPWTLRTRLVVSAVTLIAVVAAVIGTVTAIAFHTYMYGKLDDQLRDITMRAERRPGEPVPGGLKNKDPLGFIGMGGQPLKTFGALSLDGDVSESAVVNGGGFDAKENVDPLTGAQEAALEAAGVTSDGRAHDVDLPGLGSYRVQATAPASDGTTVLVGIPTEEVSRAITTLILVEVCVTGAGLIAAGIAGAAMVTVALRPLRRVAATATRVSELPLHSGEVTLFERVPDAEADPRTEVGQVGAALNRMLGHVGSALDVRQKSEMRVRQFVADASHELRTPLASIRGYAELTRRGRENAGPDTRHALGRIESEAERMTGMVEDLLLLARLDAGRPLSCESTDLSPLVIDAVSDARVAGRVASPDGSGSTHHWRLELPEVPATVRADPTRIQQVLVNLLANARTHTPPGTTVTVRVLAGAGQPWVTLEVRDDGPGIPAELLPHVFERFARGDASRSRHAGSTGLGLAIVQAVTAAHGGVAEVRSVPGDTVFAVHLPADGGHAGGPGPDGSTTSQRDHRLTTRV, from the coding sequence GTGAGTAGCACCGTGAAACGGCTGGCGAAGGGGCCGTGGACGCTGCGGACGCGGCTCGTCGTCTCCGCGGTGACGCTGATCGCGGTCGTCGCGGCCGTCATCGGCACGGTGACCGCCATAGCGTTCCACACCTACATGTACGGCAAGCTGGACGACCAGCTGCGTGACATCACGATGCGGGCCGAGCGCAGGCCGGGTGAGCCCGTTCCCGGTGGGCTCAAGAACAAGGACCCGCTCGGCTTCATCGGGATGGGCGGGCAGCCGCTGAAGACGTTCGGTGCGCTGTCCCTGGACGGTGACGTCTCGGAGTCCGCGGTCGTGAACGGGGGCGGGTTCGACGCCAAGGAGAACGTCGACCCCCTGACCGGTGCCCAGGAGGCCGCCCTGGAGGCGGCCGGGGTCACCTCGGACGGCCGTGCGCACGACGTCGACCTCCCCGGGCTCGGCAGCTACCGGGTGCAGGCCACCGCCCCCGCGAGCGACGGGACGACCGTCCTGGTCGGCATCCCCACCGAAGAGGTGAGCCGGGCCATCACCACCCTGATCCTCGTCGAGGTCTGCGTCACCGGGGCCGGGCTCATCGCCGCCGGGATCGCGGGCGCCGCCATGGTCACGGTCGCCCTGCGGCCGCTGCGCCGGGTGGCCGCCACCGCGACCCGTGTCTCCGAACTCCCGCTGCACAGCGGCGAGGTCACCCTCTTCGAACGGGTCCCGGACGCCGAGGCCGATCCGCGCACCGAGGTCGGGCAGGTCGGCGCGGCCCTCAACCGGATGCTCGGCCACGTCGGTTCGGCCCTGGACGTGCGGCAGAAGAGCGAGATGCGGGTGCGGCAGTTCGTCGCCGACGCCAGCCACGAGCTGCGGACCCCGCTCGCCTCGATCCGCGGATACGCCGAACTCACCCGGCGCGGACGGGAGAACGCCGGACCCGACACCCGGCACGCTCTCGGCCGGATCGAGTCCGAGGCGGAGCGCATGACGGGCATGGTGGAGGATCTGCTGCTCCTCGCCCGGCTGGACGCAGGCCGGCCGCTCTCGTGCGAGAGCACTGATCTCTCGCCGCTCGTCATCGACGCGGTGAGCGACGCACGCGTCGCGGGGCGGGTCGCCTCACCGGACGGCTCCGGGTCCACGCACCACTGGCGGCTGGAGCTGCCCGAGGTGCCCGCGACCGTCCGGGCCGACCCGACCAGGATTCAGCAGGTGCTGGTCAACCTGCTGGCCAACGCCCGTACGCACACCCCGCCCGGGACCACGGTCACGGTCCGGGTCCTCGCGGGGGCCGGGCAGCCGTGGGTGACGCTGGAGGTCCGGGACGACGGGCCGGGCATTCCGGCGGAGCTGCTGCCGCACGTCTTCGAACGGTTCGCGCGGGGGGACGCCTCGCGCTCCCGGCACGCCGGTTCGACGGGGCTCGGGCTCGCCATCGTGCAGGCCGTCACCGCCGCGCACGGCGGTGTCGCCGAGGTGCGTTCGGTGCCCGGGGACACGGTGTTCGCCGTCCATCTGCCGGCCGATGGCGGGCACGCGGGCGGTCCGGGCCCGGACGGTTCCACCACCTCACAGCGGGACCACAGGCTCACCACACGGGTGTGA
- a CDS encoding response regulator transcription factor, with protein MTTTTSPQGRTELLRPDRTPVRVLVVDDEAPLAELLSMALRYEGWEVRSAGDGAGALRTARDFRPDAVILDVMLPDMDGLAVLGRLRRELSDVPVLFLTARDSVEDRIAGLTAGGDDYVTKPFSLEEVVARLRGLIRRSGTAAVRSESTLVVGDLMLDEDSHEVSRGGANIHLTATEFELLRFLMRNPRRVLSKAQILDRVWNYDFGGQANVVELYISYLRKKIDAGRSPMIHTRRGAGYLIKPGE; from the coding sequence ATGACGACGACGACCTCGCCCCAGGGGCGTACCGAACTGCTCAGGCCGGACCGGACGCCCGTCCGGGTGCTGGTCGTGGACGACGAGGCCCCGCTGGCCGAGCTGCTCTCCATGGCGCTTCGCTACGAGGGCTGGGAGGTGCGCAGCGCGGGGGACGGCGCGGGCGCCCTGCGCACGGCCCGGGACTTCCGGCCCGACGCGGTGATCCTCGACGTGATGCTGCCCGACATGGACGGGCTCGCCGTCCTCGGCAGGCTGCGCCGGGAGCTCTCCGACGTGCCCGTGCTGTTCCTGACCGCCCGGGACTCCGTCGAGGACCGGATCGCCGGGCTCACGGCCGGCGGCGACGACTACGTCACCAAGCCGTTCAGCCTGGAGGAGGTCGTGGCCCGGCTGCGCGGCCTGATCCGGCGGTCCGGCACGGCGGCGGTGCGCAGCGAGTCGACGCTCGTCGTCGGCGACCTGATGCTGGACGAGGACAGCCACGAGGTGAGCCGCGGCGGGGCCAACATCCACCTCACGGCAACCGAGTTCGAGCTGCTGCGTTTCCTGATGCGCAATCCGCGCCGGGTGCTGAGCAAGGCGCAGATCCTGGACCGGGTCTGGAACTACGACTTCGGCGGACAGGCCAACGTCGTCGAGCTCTACATCTCCTACCTGCGCAAGAAGATCGACGCCGGCCGCTCGCCGATGATCCACACCCGGCGCGGGGCGGGATACCTCATCAAGCCCGGTGAGTAG
- a CDS encoding amidohydrolase — translation MDTDDGRDDVVRFHERLGLPGIIDVHTHFMPEQVLRKVWAYFDSAGPLTGMEWPIAYRHDEDERLALLRSFGVLRFTSMLYPHKAGMAAWLNGWAAGFAARVPDCLHTATFFPEEGAGKYVAEAVDAGARVFKSHVQVGAYDPNDPLLDPVWGLLAEAGIPVVTHCGSGPAPGRFTGPGPVGGLLARHPRLRLVVAHMGMPEYAEFLALAETYREVRLDTTMAFTDFTEELTPFPAAERGRLAALGDRILLGTDFPNIPYPYAHQLHALERLGLGDDWLRAVCHDNAKALFDC, via the coding sequence ATGGACACGGATGACGGACGCGACGACGTGGTGCGGTTCCATGAGCGGCTCGGACTGCCCGGGATCATCGACGTCCACACGCACTTCATGCCGGAGCAGGTGCTGCGCAAGGTCTGGGCGTACTTCGACTCGGCCGGCCCGCTGACCGGGATGGAGTGGCCGATCGCCTACCGGCACGACGAGGACGAACGCCTCGCGCTGCTGCGCTCGTTCGGCGTGCTCCGGTTCACCTCGATGCTCTACCCGCACAAGGCCGGCATGGCGGCCTGGCTGAACGGCTGGGCGGCCGGATTCGCGGCCCGGGTGCCCGACTGTCTGCACACCGCGACCTTCTTCCCGGAGGAGGGCGCCGGGAAGTACGTGGCGGAGGCCGTCGACGCGGGGGCCCGGGTCTTCAAGTCGCACGTCCAGGTCGGCGCGTACGACCCGAACGATCCGCTGCTGGACCCGGTGTGGGGACTGCTCGCCGAGGCCGGGATCCCCGTCGTGACGCACTGCGGGTCGGGGCCCGCGCCCGGCAGGTTCACCGGGCCGGGACCGGTCGGCGGACTGCTCGCCCGGCACCCCCGGCTGCGGCTGGTCGTGGCGCACATGGGGATGCCGGAGTACGCGGAGTTCCTGGCGCTGGCGGAGACGTACCGGGAGGTGCGGCTCGACACGACGATGGCGTTCACCGACTTCACGGAGGAGCTCACCCCCTTCCCGGCGGCGGAGCGCGGGCGGCTCGCGGCGCTCGGCGACCGGATTCTGCTGGGGACGGACTTCCCGAACATCCCGTATCCGTACGCCCACCAGCTGCACGCGCTGGAACGGCTGGGGCTCGGGGACGACTGGCTGCGGGCGGTCTGCCACGACAACGCGAAGGCGCTGTTCGACTGCTGA
- a CDS encoding DUF2797 domain-containing protein: MGWQCGGLRWPEDRGGPVLAWHRGRQTRGSVLAYGTELGFRAAGGRTCIGARGNACPVTAAVPERSTGARCAECGRLDRAHSVAADTIPDDPRTYRVYLAWFGPGMVKVGITAEERGAARLREQGAVVFSWLGRGPLMAARRAEEVLRAALGVPDRIPYARKRAVRADLPVAGERAGEVAELYGKAAALDGRGWPEALERLPFEAVDHAGIFGIEGAAGTAGPVRAVSGLVDGGAVAGRLVAAAGPDLHLDTGTDGVVVVDTRLMTGWDLAAAGPDSGVSVPTVTAGGGASQAGLF; encoded by the coding sequence ATGGGTTGGCAGTGCGGCGGTCTTCGGTGGCCCGAGGACCGGGGCGGTCCGGTGCTCGCGTGGCACCGGGGCCGGCAGACGCGGGGGAGCGTGCTGGCGTACGGGACGGAGCTCGGGTTCCGGGCCGCGGGCGGGCGGACGTGCATCGGCGCGCGGGGCAACGCGTGCCCGGTGACGGCCGCGGTCCCGGAGCGCAGCACCGGCGCGCGCTGCGCGGAGTGCGGGCGGCTGGACCGGGCGCATTCGGTGGCGGCCGACACGATTCCCGACGACCCGCGGACGTACCGCGTGTACCTGGCCTGGTTCGGTCCCGGGATGGTGAAGGTCGGGATCACCGCCGAGGAGCGGGGCGCGGCCCGGCTGCGGGAGCAGGGGGCGGTGGTCTTCAGCTGGCTGGGGCGTGGGCCGTTGATGGCGGCGCGGCGGGCCGAGGAGGTGCTGCGGGCCGCGCTCGGGGTGCCGGACCGGATTCCGTACGCGCGCAAGCGGGCGGTGCGGGCTGATCTCCCGGTGGCCGGCGAGCGGGCCGGCGAGGTGGCGGAGCTGTACGGGAAGGCCGCGGCGCTCGACGGGCGGGGCTGGCCCGAGGCGCTGGAGCGGCTGCCGTTCGAGGCCGTCGACCACGCGGGCATCTTCGGGATCGAGGGGGCGGCCGGGACGGCCGGGCCGGTGCGGGCGGTGAGCGGGCTGGTGGACGGCGGCGCGGTCGCGGGGCGGCTGGTCGCGGCGGCCGGGCCGGATCTGCATCTGGACACCGGGACGGACGGGGTCGTCGTGGTGGACACCCGGCTGATGACGGGCTGGGACCTGGCGGCGGCCGGCCCGGACAGCGGGGTGAGCGTGCCGACCGTCACCGCGGGGGGCGGCGCTTCGCAGGCCGGGCTGTTCTGA
- a CDS encoding FAD-binding oxidoreductase, with the protein MTTTIDGTALDTLRTALRGPVVAPGDPDYDPSRSLYNAMIDRRPAAIASCVDVADVRATLGFAQETGLGLAVRGGGHSGPGLCLTDGGLTLDLSPMRWVRVDPEARTAQVGGGSQLGDLDHAADTFGLGVPAGIMSTTGVGGLTLGGGHGYLTRRYGLTIDSLIAADVVLADGTFVTANENHHADLFWALRGGGGNFGVVTSFTYRLHTVGTVGVAVTVWPVDRTAEVLRWYREFLPAAPEDLYGFFALLSVPPGPPFPEAIHGQKMCGVVWCCTADPASGRLEELLKAVEEPAPPAFHFTSPMPYPALQTMFDGLIPKGLQWYWRGDFFDGIPDAAVDVHAEFGRNLPTGLSTMHLYPVDGAAHRVGPAATPWAYRDATWSGVIAGIDPDPANAERIRRWCVDYWTALHPHSMGGAYINFLGEAEDPDRVRSTYGGNYDRLAAVKRTYDPDNFFHANQNIPPAAA; encoded by the coding sequence ATGACCACCACCATCGACGGAACCGCCCTCGACACCCTGCGCACGGCCCTGCGGGGCCCGGTCGTCGCGCCGGGGGACCCGGACTACGACCCGTCCCGCAGCCTCTACAACGCCATGATCGACCGGCGCCCCGCCGCCATCGCCTCGTGCGTGGACGTCGCGGACGTACGGGCGACGCTCGGCTTCGCCCAGGAGACAGGGCTCGGCCTCGCCGTCCGAGGCGGCGGACACAGCGGGCCCGGCCTGTGCCTGACCGACGGCGGGCTGACCCTCGACCTGTCCCCGATGCGCTGGGTGCGCGTCGACCCCGAGGCCAGAACGGCCCAGGTGGGCGGGGGCAGTCAGCTGGGCGACCTGGACCACGCGGCGGACACCTTCGGCCTCGGCGTGCCGGCCGGAATCATGTCGACGACCGGAGTGGGCGGCCTCACCCTGGGCGGCGGACACGGCTATCTGACCCGCAGATACGGGCTCACGATCGACAGCCTGATCGCCGCGGACGTCGTGCTGGCCGACGGCACCTTCGTCACCGCGAACGAGAACCACCACGCCGACCTGTTCTGGGCGCTGCGGGGCGGCGGCGGCAACTTCGGCGTGGTCACGTCGTTCACGTACCGGCTGCACACGGTGGGCACGGTCGGGGTCGCGGTGACCGTGTGGCCGGTCGACCGCACGGCGGAGGTCCTGCGCTGGTACCGGGAGTTCCTGCCCGCCGCGCCGGAGGACCTCTACGGCTTCTTCGCCCTCCTGTCGGTCCCGCCGGGACCGCCCTTCCCCGAAGCGATCCACGGGCAGAAGATGTGCGGCGTGGTCTGGTGCTGCACGGCCGACCCGGCGTCCGGCCGGCTGGAGGAGCTGCTGAAGGCGGTCGAGGAACCGGCGCCGCCCGCGTTCCACTTCACCAGCCCGATGCCCTACCCGGCCCTGCAGACCATGTTCGACGGGCTGATCCCCAAGGGGCTCCAGTGGTACTGGCGCGGCGACTTCTTCGACGGGATCCCGGACGCGGCGGTCGACGTGCACGCGGAGTTCGGCCGCAACCTGCCCACCGGCCTGTCGACGATGCACCTGTACCCGGTCGACGGAGCCGCCCACCGGGTCGGCCCCGCCGCGACGCCCTGGGCCTACCGGGACGCCACCTGGTCCGGTGTCATCGCCGGCATCGACCCCGACCCGGCCAACGCCGAACGGATCCGCCGGTGGTGCGTCGACTACTGGACCGCGCTGCACCCGCACTCCATGGGCGGCGCGTACATCAACTTCCTCGGGGAGGCGGAGGACCCGGACCGCGTCCGGTCCACGTACGGCGGCAACTACGACCGCCTGGCCGCGGTCAAGCGCACCTACGACCCGGACAACTTCTTCCACGCCAACCAGAACATCCCGCCGGCCGCGGCGTGA
- a CDS encoding RNA polymerase sigma-70 factor produces the protein MPLSVQDVERFETSRPRLEAIAYRLLGSATEAEDAVQDTFLRWQAADVDRIEVLEAWLTKVLTNVCLNQLTSARARRETYVGEWLPEPLLAGDPMLGPADTAEQRDSVSYAVLTLMERLSPNERAVYVLREAFGYPHREIAEILDLTEAATQQIFHRAKKHLAHGRPRTGIDEAAARRIVEEFLAAATTGRTEPLVRLLTEDAVAIGDGGGKVPARAKAFEGAVAVATFMRGLFKPSKAKRDIAGGSPEVHTTTANGLPAVVAVVGGRVIGVMCLEITAEGIAAFRNQVNPDKLERATRRWAASDHGDPLFRAF, from the coding sequence ATGCCCCTGAGCGTGCAGGACGTGGAGCGGTTCGAGACCTCCAGGCCCCGTCTGGAGGCGATCGCCTACCGGCTCCTCGGCTCCGCGACCGAGGCCGAGGACGCCGTGCAGGACACGTTCCTGCGCTGGCAGGCAGCCGACGTCGACCGCATCGAGGTCCTGGAGGCCTGGCTGACGAAGGTCCTCACCAACGTCTGCCTCAACCAGCTCACGTCGGCCCGCGCCCGGCGCGAGACCTATGTGGGCGAATGGCTCCCCGAGCCGCTGCTCGCCGGAGACCCGATGCTCGGGCCCGCCGACACGGCCGAGCAGCGCGACTCCGTCTCGTACGCGGTCCTCACCCTCATGGAGCGGCTCTCCCCCAACGAGCGGGCGGTGTACGTCCTGCGGGAGGCCTTCGGCTACCCGCACCGCGAGATCGCCGAGATCCTCGACCTCACCGAGGCCGCCACCCAGCAGATCTTCCACCGCGCCAAGAAGCACCTCGCGCACGGCAGGCCCCGCACCGGGATCGACGAGGCGGCCGCCCGGCGGATCGTCGAGGAGTTCCTCGCGGCCGCGACCACCGGCCGGACCGAGCCGCTCGTACGGCTCCTGACCGAGGACGCCGTCGCGATCGGCGACGGCGGCGGCAAGGTCCCGGCCCGCGCCAAGGCGTTCGAGGGCGCTGTCGCGGTCGCGACGTTCATGCGCGGTCTGTTCAAGCCCAGCAAGGCCAAGCGCGACATCGCCGGCGGCTCCCCCGAGGTCCACACCACGACCGCCAACGGCCTCCCGGCCGTCGTGGCGGTCGTGGGCGGCCGGGTCATCGGCGTGATGTGCCTGGAGATCACCGCCGAGGGCATCGCCGCGTTCCGCAACCAGGTCAACCCCGACAAGCTCGAACGCGCGACCCGGCGCTGGGCGGCCTCCGACCACGGGGACCCTCTGTTCCGAGCCTTCTAG
- a CDS encoding FAD-dependent oxidoreductase: protein MQQQHRIIVLGAGYSGAIAAGRLAKRLRREDVAITLVNAEPDFVERVRMHQLAVGQELTPRPFAEMFAGTGVALKHAKVTGIDPDGKRVTVVDVNGAQDDAQEVTEDLPYDTLVYALGSGWNSQGVPGTAEHAHQIAGRPGALRLRERLDRLDAGEQVLVIGGGLTGLEAATELAEARPDLSVALATHGGLGDGFSPKGARHLRKVFAGLGITVHEHTRITEVTADAVTTADGISLPAAVAVWTAGFAVHPIAEATTLDVSDTGRITVDATMRSLSHPDVYAIGDAALVAGPGDKPLRMSCASGVPTAWQAADAIAARLTGTKVPKTPLRYFNQCISLGRREGLIQYVTADDRAVSAALTGRTAALYKELVCKGAAWGVAHPTLGAPTRRRPVLRPEPGPQVATTANAEA, encoded by the coding sequence ATGCAGCAGCAGCACCGCATCATCGTCCTCGGGGCCGGATACTCGGGAGCCATCGCCGCCGGCCGCCTTGCCAAGCGGCTGCGCCGCGAGGACGTCGCCATCACCCTCGTCAACGCCGAGCCCGACTTCGTCGAGCGCGTCCGGATGCACCAGCTGGCGGTGGGCCAGGAGCTGACCCCCAGGCCCTTCGCCGAGATGTTCGCGGGCACCGGCGTCGCACTGAAGCACGCGAAGGTGACCGGCATCGACCCCGACGGCAAGCGCGTCACGGTCGTGGACGTGAACGGCGCGCAGGACGACGCGCAGGAGGTCACCGAGGACCTGCCGTACGACACCCTCGTGTACGCCCTCGGCAGCGGCTGGAACAGCCAGGGCGTCCCCGGCACCGCCGAGCACGCCCACCAGATCGCCGGCCGCCCCGGCGCACTCCGGCTCCGCGAACGCCTCGACCGTCTGGACGCCGGCGAGCAGGTCCTCGTCATCGGCGGCGGCCTCACCGGCCTGGAGGCCGCGACCGAACTCGCCGAGGCCCGGCCCGACCTCTCCGTAGCCCTCGCCACGCACGGCGGCCTCGGCGACGGGTTCTCGCCCAAGGGCGCCCGGCACCTGCGGAAGGTCTTCGCCGGCCTCGGCATCACGGTCCACGAACACACCAGGATCACCGAGGTGACGGCCGACGCCGTCACCACCGCCGACGGCATCTCCCTCCCCGCCGCCGTCGCCGTCTGGACCGCCGGCTTCGCGGTCCACCCGATCGCGGAGGCGACCACACTGGACGTCTCCGACACCGGCCGGATCACGGTCGACGCGACCATGCGCTCGCTCTCGCACCCGGACGTGTACGCCATCGGCGACGCGGCCCTCGTGGCGGGCCCCGGCGACAAGCCCCTGCGGATGTCGTGCGCCTCGGGCGTCCCCACCGCCTGGCAGGCCGCCGACGCCATCGCGGCCCGCCTGACCGGCACGAAGGTGCCGAAGACCCCGCTCCGCTACTTCAACCAGTGCATCTCGCTGGGCCGCAGGGAAGGCCTCATCCAGTACGTCACCGCGGACGACCGCGCCGTGAGCGCGGCCCTGACCGGCAGGACGGCCGCCCTCTACAAGGAACTGGTCTGCAAGGGCGCGGCCTGGGGCGTCGCCCACCCCACCCTCGGCGCCCCGACCCGACGCCGCCCGGTACTCCGCCCCGAGCCCGGGCCCCAGGTGGCCACCACCGCCAACGCCGAGGCCTGA